A window from Cryobacterium sp. PAMC25264 encodes these proteins:
- a CDS encoding sugar ABC transporter substrate-binding protein, with translation MSRKKLFTAVGFAGVAALTLAGCSGGGGNEGTADAPVTITYSNFISNNGNEKNLAAIVSAFEEENPTITVEVKTLPYDGYDTALQTDLAAGTQSDVFDIDGSGKYGILQDSGVLAELDGFDSALYSPGLLETYNTDGTQFALPTSFSDVVMYYNTDLFDAAGVEYPTADWTWEDETAAAKAITDQAAGVWGDHQPVTYNEFYKVLEQNGASFLSDDGSSVAFNSDAGIEAAEWLVDKSGTVMPTIEDGQGTADFDTNLFTSGKLGMLHTGTWMFNSFADTPANWDIVVEPGNTQSASAVFSNAIGVSAASENLEAAQLWAQFMSSSDAMVDTRLDTGWELPPISDDAKLGTYLDKGKPTNRQAVFDAADKIAPAPALGDSGAEIQDVMTGELVEAQAGRITVQKALDNAEEKINALLAG, from the coding sequence ATGAGCCGCAAGAAGCTATTCACAGCCGTGGGGTTCGCCGGCGTCGCTGCGCTGACCCTCGCCGGATGCTCCGGCGGAGGCGGCAACGAAGGCACCGCTGACGCCCCAGTGACCATTACGTATTCCAACTTCATCTCCAACAACGGAAACGAGAAGAACCTCGCCGCAATCGTCTCGGCGTTCGAAGAAGAGAATCCGACTATCACGGTCGAGGTCAAGACGCTGCCCTATGACGGGTACGACACCGCGCTGCAGACCGACCTCGCGGCTGGCACGCAGTCCGACGTCTTCGATATCGACGGATCGGGCAAGTACGGCATTCTCCAAGACAGCGGCGTGCTCGCCGAGCTCGACGGCTTCGACTCGGCGCTGTACTCGCCGGGGCTACTCGAGACCTATAACACCGACGGCACACAGTTTGCGTTGCCGACCTCGTTCTCTGACGTGGTGATGTACTACAACACGGACCTCTTCGATGCAGCCGGCGTGGAGTACCCCACCGCTGACTGGACCTGGGAGGACGAGACCGCGGCGGCCAAGGCCATTACTGATCAAGCCGCTGGGGTGTGGGGCGACCACCAGCCCGTCACATACAACGAGTTCTACAAGGTGCTCGAACAGAACGGCGCATCCTTCCTCAGCGATGACGGGTCGTCAGTAGCTTTCAACAGCGACGCCGGCATCGAGGCCGCCGAATGGCTCGTCGACAAGAGCGGGACGGTGATGCCGACCATCGAAGACGGACAGGGCACCGCCGACTTCGACACCAATCTATTCACCTCGGGCAAGCTCGGCATGCTGCACACCGGAACATGGATGTTCAACTCCTTCGCCGACACCCCCGCCAACTGGGACATCGTCGTCGAGCCGGGCAACACGCAGAGTGCCTCCGCCGTGTTCTCGAACGCGATCGGTGTCTCGGCTGCGAGCGAGAACCTCGAGGCCGCCCAGCTGTGGGCGCAGTTCATGTCGTCGTCCGATGCAATGGTCGACACCCGACTCGACACCGGTTGGGAGCTGCCGCCGATCTCGGATGACGCGAAGCTCGGCACCTACCTTGACAAGGGCAAGCCCACCAACCGCCAGGCCGTGTTCGACGCCGCCGACAAAATTGCTCCAGCGCCCGCGCTGGGCGACAGCGGTGCCGAGATCCAGGACGTGATGACCGGCGAACTGGTTGAAGCTCAGGCCGGACGCATCACCGTGCAGAAAGCCCTCGACAACGCCGAAGAGAAAATCAACGCGCTGCTCGCTGGATAG
- a CDS encoding carbohydrate ABC transporter permease: MAPRSPAARRKLALSVLLHVIVIAGAAAMFFPFLWTIITSITPGATLTNAPALIPENPSLGAYERLFEERPFGRVVINSLVLAIITTVVQLFTSSTAAYAFSRLPFRGRGVIFGVYLATMMIPLQVLIVPLFVELKTFGLLNTYLGALLPTFTSAFGIFLLRQAVNQVPKELDEAATLDGAGHFRIFAQVIIPNIRPALVTLVVFSFMGSWNSFLWPLVVLRSPELQTLPIALAGLQGQYVADWDIIMAGSVVSIIPMLALYIFAQKYIIQGVASSGIK, encoded by the coding sequence ATGGCGCCTCGATCACCGGCCGCGCGTCGCAAGCTTGCCCTGTCCGTGCTGCTGCACGTGATCGTGATCGCCGGGGCCGCCGCGATGTTCTTCCCGTTCCTATGGACGATCATCACGTCGATCACACCGGGAGCGACGCTGACCAACGCGCCCGCGCTGATCCCCGAGAACCCGTCGCTCGGCGCGTACGAACGACTATTCGAGGAGCGTCCCTTCGGACGTGTGGTGATCAACAGCCTCGTGCTGGCGATCATTACGACGGTGGTGCAACTGTTCACCAGCTCGACGGCGGCGTACGCGTTCAGCCGGCTGCCGTTCCGCGGACGCGGCGTCATCTTCGGTGTGTACCTGGCGACGATGATGATCCCGTTGCAGGTGCTCATCGTTCCGCTGTTCGTTGAGCTCAAGACGTTCGGGCTGCTGAACACCTACCTCGGCGCGCTGCTGCCGACGTTCACGTCGGCGTTCGGTATCTTCCTGCTGCGGCAGGCCGTCAACCAAGTGCCCAAGGAGCTGGATGAGGCGGCGACGCTGGATGGTGCCGGGCACTTCCGGATCTTCGCCCAGGTGATCATCCCGAACATCCGGCCGGCGCTCGTGACGCTCGTGGTGTTCTCGTTCATGGGTAGCTGGAACAGCTTCCTCTGGCCGTTGGTCGTGCTGAGATCGCCCGAACTTCAGACTCTTCCCATTGCACTCGCCGGGCTTCAGGGCCAGTACGTAGCCGACTGGGACATCATCATGGCCGGCTCGGTCGTGAGCATCATCCCGATGCTCGCGCTCTACATCTTCGCCCAGAAGTACATAATTCAGGGCGTTGCCAGCTCCGGGATCAAGTAG
- a CDS encoding glycoside hydrolase family 15 protein, whose translation MTETTSVPVHAEQAALRTLARSSVKLILQLQDSSGAYPASPSFSAYAGYSWFRDGAFIADGMSAAGEIESASRFFDWCSQILIAREEQIERIVARADAGEPVPDGEMLATRFTFGGEEGTDEWWDFQLDGYGTWLWAVAEHASRHGLNLERWSGSIRLSVDYLLSSWQRPCFDWWEEHSEQVHVSTLGCIAAGLRAIADAGVCDESRMAPMRSALDEIIATIEQRGITEGHLAKWLGSSEVDASLAATIAPLGVFAASGLIGSRTVDAIAAQLTIDGGTHRYLADTFFGGGQWPLLSCFLGLAYAAAGDRHRALDLLNWAASTASAEGALPEQVGGHLLDPTMTQEWVERWGSVAQPLLWSHAMYIRLAVELEILEVQA comes from the coding sequence ATGACCGAGACCACCAGCGTGCCCGTGCACGCCGAACAGGCCGCGTTGCGCACGCTCGCGCGCTCGAGCGTAAAGCTGATCCTGCAGCTGCAGGACTCCTCGGGCGCCTACCCGGCGAGTCCCTCCTTCTCGGCCTACGCCGGATACTCCTGGTTCCGTGACGGCGCCTTCATCGCCGACGGGATGTCGGCGGCCGGCGAGATCGAGTCAGCCTCACGCTTCTTCGACTGGTGTTCCCAGATCCTGATCGCCCGTGAGGAGCAGATCGAGCGCATCGTCGCCCGTGCTGACGCGGGCGAACCCGTGCCGGACGGCGAGATGCTCGCCACCCGGTTTACCTTCGGCGGTGAGGAAGGCACCGACGAGTGGTGGGACTTCCAGCTCGACGGGTACGGAACCTGGTTGTGGGCCGTCGCTGAACACGCCTCCCGTCATGGTCTCAACTTGGAGCGCTGGAGCGGCAGCATCCGTCTGTCCGTCGACTATCTGCTGAGCTCGTGGCAACGACCGTGCTTCGACTGGTGGGAAGAACACTCCGAGCAAGTGCACGTGTCGACGCTCGGGTGCATAGCAGCGGGGCTGCGTGCGATAGCGGATGCGGGGGTGTGCGACGAGTCGCGGATGGCTCCGATGCGGTCAGCGCTCGACGAGATCATTGCGACCATCGAGCAGCGTGGAATCACCGAGGGGCACCTGGCCAAGTGGCTGGGGTCATCCGAAGTGGATGCGAGCCTTGCGGCCACCATCGCTCCACTAGGGGTGTTCGCGGCGTCCGGACTCATCGGATCCCGCACCGTCGACGCCATCGCCGCACAGTTAACGATCGACGGTGGCACCCACCGCTACCTCGCTGACACCTTCTTCGGGGGAGGGCAATGGCCGTTGCTCAGCTGCTTCCTTGGCCTGGCCTACGCTGCAGCCGGCGACCGCCACCGCGCGCTCGACCTACTCAATTGGGCCGCGAGCACAGCTTCGGCCGAAGGCGCCTTACCCGAACAGGTCGGTGGGCATCTGCTGGACCCGACCATGACCCAAGAGTGGGTCGAGCGCTGGGGAAGCGTCGCGCAGCCGCTGCTGTGGAGCCACGCAATGTACATTCGTCTGGCCGTCGAACTCGAGATTTTGGAAGTGCAAGCATGA
- a CDS encoding TIM-barrel domain-containing protein → MIRHRPFGSGHPYSVDTEQRSPIDPIAGEPVVLGVRSSGEVTGVTAEISVNGGPVTSVPLAPTVRQSRGQAVDGGHLASAQARLARSSGGWQITLGDSSGGEGTSLVAGTTYRYRFTATGIQPQSTRWFEFRVAQWRDVDAAVVGDRVVCGSVSVLDDGQRISRVRFALRLQAGEHLTGFGERYDALDHRGSSLDSVVFEQYKSQGAERKTYLPMPFAHVVGGEGWGFHVRTSRRVWFDLGESVDDRIWVEAEVDSASSAESVETLLEVATYIGSPTQVLDAFLTEVGRPRELPSWVFRLWASANEWNTQAEVMKQMDLHTEHDIPVGSVVIEAWSDESTFTAWRDSQYEINSDGAAHSLGDFTFPAEGAWPDPKGMIDELHARDIRTHLWQIPLLKMRPHPNGQLKADVEAALREGVLVKEVAADGTERPYRNRGWWFPLGLMPDLTDERAAAWWTEKRRYLVEEMGVDGFKTDGGEHAWGRDLRYLNGLKGDEGNGLFPVHYAKAYGDLLESAGKAPVTFSRAGFVGSQAHGAFWAGDENSTWDAFRWSLYAGLSASSSGIVYWGWDFGGFSGEVPDGELYLRSAAAAAFVPIMQYHAEFNNHRLPSGQRTPWNIASRNNDDRVIPAFRKLAHVRERLVPYLAEQAAVSVASGAPLMRPLYFEYPTDEQVWAHPLQWLLGDDLLVAPVTSSGAESWDTYLPAGDWVDVWTGAAVAGGQLVSREVPIDEIPVYARASAWQRLRSVFAG, encoded by the coding sequence ATGATCCGGCACCGCCCGTTCGGCTCCGGCCACCCCTACTCCGTCGACACCGAGCAACGCTCGCCGATCGACCCGATAGCTGGCGAGCCCGTGGTGCTCGGTGTGCGCTCGAGCGGTGAGGTCACCGGCGTGACCGCAGAGATATCGGTGAATGGAGGACCGGTGACGTCGGTTCCGCTAGCACCGACCGTGCGACAGTCGCGCGGGCAGGCCGTCGACGGCGGACACCTCGCATCAGCGCAGGCGCGCTTGGCACGGTCGTCCGGCGGCTGGCAGATCACCCTCGGGGACTCGTCCGGCGGCGAAGGAACTTCGCTCGTGGCGGGAACAACGTACCGTTACCGCTTCACAGCAACCGGCATACAGCCGCAGTCGACGCGATGGTTCGAATTCCGGGTGGCGCAGTGGCGAGATGTCGATGCGGCCGTGGTTGGGGATCGCGTCGTCTGCGGATCTGTCTCGGTTCTGGACGACGGACAACGGATCTCTCGCGTTCGATTCGCATTGAGGCTGCAGGCGGGCGAGCACCTGACCGGTTTTGGCGAGCGATACGACGCGCTCGACCACCGCGGATCGAGCCTGGACTCGGTCGTCTTCGAGCAGTACAAGAGCCAAGGCGCCGAACGCAAGACCTACCTGCCTATGCCCTTCGCGCACGTCGTCGGCGGGGAGGGCTGGGGTTTCCACGTGCGCACGTCGCGGCGCGTGTGGTTTGATCTCGGGGAATCGGTGGATGACAGAATCTGGGTTGAAGCGGAGGTGGACTCTGCGTCGTCTGCCGAATCGGTTGAAACTCTCTTGGAGGTGGCAACTTATATCGGATCACCCACGCAGGTGCTCGACGCGTTCCTCACCGAGGTGGGGCGTCCGCGGGAACTGCCGAGCTGGGTATTCAGGCTATGGGCGAGCGCCAACGAGTGGAACACGCAGGCCGAGGTCATGAAGCAGATGGACCTGCACACAGAACACGACATCCCGGTCGGATCGGTCGTAATCGAGGCGTGGAGTGACGAAAGCACCTTCACCGCATGGCGCGACTCGCAGTACGAGATCAACTCTGATGGGGCCGCGCACTCGCTCGGCGACTTCACGTTCCCCGCCGAGGGTGCGTGGCCGGACCCGAAGGGCATGATCGATGAACTGCATGCCCGCGACATCCGCACGCACCTGTGGCAGATCCCGCTGTTGAAGATGCGGCCGCACCCGAACGGGCAGTTGAAAGCCGACGTTGAAGCCGCACTCCGCGAGGGCGTGCTCGTGAAAGAGGTCGCGGCCGACGGCACCGAGCGGCCGTACCGAAACCGTGGGTGGTGGTTCCCTCTGGGGCTCATGCCCGACCTCACCGACGAGCGTGCCGCTGCGTGGTGGACCGAGAAGCGACGCTACCTCGTCGAAGAAATGGGTGTCGACGGTTTCAAGACCGACGGGGGCGAGCACGCATGGGGTCGAGACCTCCGGTACCTGAACGGCCTAAAGGGTGACGAAGGCAACGGGTTGTTCCCGGTGCACTACGCGAAGGCCTACGGTGACCTGCTGGAGTCGGCGGGCAAAGCGCCCGTGACATTTAGCCGCGCCGGGTTCGTCGGCAGCCAGGCGCACGGCGCATTCTGGGCTGGCGACGAGAACTCCACGTGGGATGCGTTCCGGTGGTCGTTGTACGCGGGACTGTCCGCGTCATCCAGTGGCATCGTTTATTGGGGCTGGGACTTCGGCGGCTTCTCAGGCGAGGTGCCGGACGGCGAACTTTACCTGCGATCGGCTGCTGCAGCTGCGTTTGTGCCAATCATGCAGTACCACGCAGAGTTCAACAACCACCGGCTTCCGTCGGGTCAGCGCACTCCTTGGAACATCGCTTCGCGGAACAATGATGACCGGGTGATACCCGCATTCCGCAAGCTCGCTCATGTCCGGGAGCGGCTCGTGCCGTATCTGGCGGAGCAGGCTGCTGTATCCGTGGCAAGCGGGGCGCCGCTGATGCGTCCGCTGTACTTCGAGTACCCGACAGACGAGCAGGTCTGGGCTCACCCGCTGCAATGGTTACTCGGCGACGACCTGCTGGTGGCGCCAGTCACTTCCTCGGGCGCTGAGTCATGGGACACGTATCTGCCTGCCGGAGACTGGGTCGACGTGTGGACAGGTGCTGCGGTGGCAGGTGGACAGCTCGTGTCGCGTGAGGTGCCGATCGACGAGATCCCCGTCTACGCGCGTGCGTCCGCGTGGCAGCGGCTACGGTCGGTGTTCGCGGGTTAG